The Longimicrobiaceae bacterium genome includes a window with the following:
- a CDS encoding class I SAM-dependent methyltransferase — MDTRFRRLVRLIEKRASSLLPQGGEGGFALRLPGGPAAVFGAGDPAVTLVVHDPRGLAALSTLDATAIGEAYLRGLLDVEGDLRRLLALRDLFTDRHPLRYVYRFLRPLLFGQVASDRTWIAKHYDEDPDFYTLFLDRRHRCYSQGVFARDDEPLEDAMTRKLDFALEAVGARPGDRVLDVGGGWGAFTEHAGRRGIRVTSLTISAASERYIRALVEREGLPCRVVREHLFEHRPAERYDGIVNLGVTEHLPDYRATLRVYERLLKPGGKVCLDASATRTKHDVSDFFERYIFPGNGSPLCLHDYLAAVARSPFRLRVVHDDTHNYQLTTLHWAQNLDRHREEVERRWGAAQYRRFQVYLWGCVDGFSRDVIQAYRWVLQLP; from the coding sequence ATGGACACCCGCTTCCGCAGGCTGGTCCGGCTCATCGAGAAGCGCGCCTCCTCCCTTCTGCCGCAGGGCGGTGAGGGGGGCTTCGCGCTCCGGCTCCCCGGCGGCCCCGCCGCCGTGTTCGGCGCGGGCGACCCCGCCGTTACCCTGGTCGTCCACGACCCGCGCGGGCTCGCCGCGCTCAGCACCCTGGACGCCACCGCCATCGGCGAGGCGTACCTCCGCGGGCTGCTGGACGTGGAGGGCGACCTGCGCCGGCTCCTGGCGCTGCGCGACCTCTTCACGGACCGGCACCCCCTGCGCTACGTGTACCGCTTCCTCCGGCCCCTTCTCTTCGGCCAGGTGGCGAGCGACCGGACGTGGATCGCGAAGCACTACGACGAGGACCCGGACTTCTACACCCTCTTCCTCGACCGGCGCCACCGCTGCTACTCGCAGGGCGTGTTCGCCCGCGACGACGAGCCGCTGGAGGACGCCATGACCCGCAAGCTCGACTTCGCGCTGGAGGCCGTCGGCGCCCGGCCGGGCGACCGCGTGCTGGACGTGGGGGGCGGTTGGGGCGCCTTCACCGAGCACGCCGGGCGGCGGGGGATCCGCGTCACCTCCCTGACCATCTCCGCCGCATCCGAGCGGTACATCCGGGCGCTCGTCGAGCGTGAGGGGCTCCCCTGCCGCGTGGTGCGGGAGCACCTCTTCGAGCACCGCCCGGCGGAGCGCTACGACGGGATCGTCAACCTGGGCGTCACCGAGCACCTCCCCGACTACCGCGCCACCCTGCGGGTTTACGAGCGCCTCCTGAAGCCGGGGGGGAAGGTGTGCCTGGACGCCAGCGCCACCCGCACCAAGCACGACGTTTCCGACTTCTTCGAGCGCTACATATTCCCCGGGAACGGATCACCGCTCTGCCTGCACGACTACCTCGCCGCGGTGGCGCGCTCCCCGTTCCGGCTCCGCGTGGTGCACGACGACACCCACAACTACCAGCTCACCACCCTGCACTGGGCGCAGAACCTGGACCGGCACCGGGAGGAGGTGGAGCGGCGCTGGGGGGCGGCGCAGTACAGGCGGTTCCAGGTGTACCTCTGGGGATGCGTGGACGGCTTCTCGCGCGACGTCATCCAGGCGTACCGGTGGGTGCTGCAGCTTCCATGA